Proteins co-encoded in one Actinoallomurus bryophytorum genomic window:
- a CDS encoding 1-aminocyclopropane-1-carboxylate deaminase/D-cysteine desulfhydrase: MDSANGVTADELARRLSARPRVRLARLPTPLHPARRFSAEVGAEVWLKRDDLTGVALGGNKIRKLEFLLGEAREAGADCLITMGAAQSNHARTVAAGAAMSGLPCHLVLGGDRPDRPTGNVLLSTLLGAELHFTGLTGWDDLARVAEDLRATLAADGHRPYVIPVGGSTPYGALGFAAAYLELLEQAAAEGIEPGVIVHATASGGTQSGLHAAHRLLFPGGDGGPAVCGVVASGTAGELMPEVAALAGGVADLLGGPHDIGSPYGIDGFLGEGYGVSTPGGEAALRLLLRTEGVLTDPVYTAKALHAVVERGAELAGGRPLVFWHTGGTPAVFSDEHSLVSW, encoded by the coding sequence ATGGATTCTGCGAACGGCGTGACCGCGGATGAGCTGGCCCGGCGCCTGTCGGCGCGGCCGAGGGTACGCCTCGCGCGGCTGCCGACGCCGTTGCACCCGGCTCGCCGGTTCTCCGCCGAGGTCGGCGCCGAGGTCTGGCTCAAGCGCGACGACCTGACCGGGGTCGCGCTCGGCGGCAACAAGATCCGGAAGCTGGAGTTCCTGCTCGGCGAGGCGCGTGAGGCCGGAGCGGACTGCCTGATCACGATGGGCGCGGCACAGTCCAACCACGCGCGTACGGTGGCCGCGGGCGCGGCGATGAGCGGCCTGCCGTGTCACCTGGTCCTCGGCGGCGACCGCCCGGACCGGCCGACCGGCAACGTCCTGCTGAGCACGCTGCTGGGCGCCGAGCTGCATTTCACCGGCCTGACCGGCTGGGACGACCTGGCGCGGGTCGCGGAGGATCTGCGTGCGACGCTTGCCGCCGACGGCCACCGGCCGTACGTCATCCCGGTCGGCGGTTCGACGCCGTACGGCGCGCTCGGCTTCGCCGCCGCGTACCTGGAGCTGCTCGAACAGGCCGCCGCCGAGGGGATCGAGCCCGGTGTGATCGTGCACGCGACGGCGTCGGGCGGCACGCAGTCCGGACTGCACGCGGCACACCGGCTGCTGTTCCCCGGCGGGGACGGCGGCCCGGCCGTGTGCGGCGTCGTGGCGTCCGGCACGGCCGGCGAGCTGATGCCGGAGGTGGCGGCCCTCGCCGGGGGAGTCGCGGACCTGCTCGGCGGCCCGCACGACATCGGCTCGCCGTACGGCATCGACGGTTTCCTCGGCGAGGGCTACGGCGTCTCGACACCCGGCGGCGAGGCGGCCCTGCGGTTGCTGCTGCGCACCGAGGGCGTACTGACCGACCCGGTGTACACGGCGAAGGCGCTGCACGCGGTCGTCGAACGCGGCGCCGAACTCGCCGGCGGCAGGCCGCTGGTCTTCTGGCACACCGGCGGCACCCCGGCCGTCTTCTCCGACGAGCATTCCCTGGTCAGCTGGTAG
- a CDS encoding helix-turn-helix transcriptional regulator produces the protein MTADLAALRRARDTMDRDYARPLDVPALARAAHMSAGHFSRSFRAAFGETPYSYLMTRRIERAKALLRRGDLTVTEVCFEVGCSSLGSFSSRFTELVGESPSAYRARRHDQSAAIPACFAKIFTRPVRNGEAGHAAGPVA, from the coding sequence ATGACCGCGGATCTCGCCGCGCTGCGCCGGGCGCGCGACACGATGGACCGTGACTACGCACGGCCGCTCGACGTGCCCGCGCTGGCGCGTGCCGCCCACATGTCGGCGGGCCACTTCTCCCGCAGCTTCCGCGCCGCCTTCGGCGAGACGCCCTACAGCTACCTGATGACCCGCCGCATCGAGCGGGCCAAGGCGCTGCTGCGCCGCGGCGACCTGACCGTGACGGAGGTCTGCTTCGAGGTGGGCTGCTCGTCGCTGGGGTCGTTCAGCTCGCGGTTCACCGAACTGGTCGGGGAGAGCCCGAGCGCGTACCGCGCCCGGCGCCACGACCAGAGCGCGGCCATCCCGGCGTGCTTCGCCAAGATCTTCACCCGACCGGTCAGAAACGGAGAAGCCGGACACGCCGCCGGCCCCGTAGCCTGA
- a CDS encoding VOC family protein: MDLKLSHCVVPVDDHDKALHFYRDVLGLEVRNDVSFEGMRWVTVGPAAQPEVEIVLEPPGANPNASPADRQVITELMAKGLMGRLVFATDDCDATFEKIQASGAEVVQEPIDQPYGVRDCGFRDPAGNLLRFTQPR, from the coding sequence ATGGACCTCAAACTCTCACACTGCGTCGTCCCCGTCGACGATCACGACAAGGCGCTGCACTTCTACCGCGACGTGCTCGGCCTCGAAGTACGCAACGACGTCTCCTTCGAGGGAATGCGTTGGGTCACCGTCGGCCCGGCCGCCCAGCCCGAGGTGGAGATCGTCCTCGAACCACCGGGCGCGAACCCGAACGCCTCACCGGCCGACCGGCAGGTGATCACCGAACTGATGGCCAAGGGCCTGATGGGCCGCCTCGTCTTCGCGACCGACGACTGCGACGCCACCTTCGAGAAGATCCAGGCCTCAGGCGCGGAGGTGGTCCAGGAGCCGATCGACCAGCCGTACGGCGTCCGTGACTGTGGCTTCCGCGACCCGGCCGGAAACCTGCTGCGCTTCACCCAGCCCCGGTAG